The nucleotide sequence AATCGAAGATCGTATTGCTTCTGGATTGGATGATAGGTACCCGTTGAATGGGTGGTACGGACGCGAAAGACATTCTCGGGTTGCCGAAGACTCCACTGTCTTTAAGCCACGAAAAGAAAGCTCGACCCCAGAAGGAGTCTCATAGAAAACCCGATGGCATTTCACGCGAGGTGAGCTCAGGATTGATTTTTCAGTCTCGAGCTGTTAATATTATTATGTCGTCTTTGTTGAATCGCAGGTTTATGCGCTTACGGGTGGTGTTGCGCCTCTTATGCCTTCAATTGATGTTACCCACTTAAAGCGACCTCCTCCACCTGATGAGAAGGTCACCAAATTTATTAGatgattcttcttcttatgaGTTTGATGATGATGTTCTTTCCTTCCTTCAGGTTGCTTGGCAATGGCTTCCCATCAAAAGTTCCGCTAGGAAAGATGATTTGCAGCTTTACCATTGGGTAATAAGTTCCCTCCCTATCTGTTGTGAAAGTTTGAGCATTTCCTTCTTTCTAATGCCATTTCTTTTGTCTTCACAGGTTAGAGTGGTAAATGGTGTTCCACCAACAGCTGACTATTCCTTTGCCAAATATAACAAGGTACTTGTTTTATATCCCCTTGATGACTGTCTATTACACAGTCTCCTTTGAGTTACTTTCTTCGTTTATGCTTCTtctgacatatatatatatatttaatgtatgaATGCTTTCTGGGGTGAAAATGCAGTCAGTTGATATCTCGAAATACACGGACGATGATTATGAGAATCATTTAACGGACCCTGTAAGTGCCCTGCCCACCGAAGAgcattctttctttctttggttAATGTTGACTTGGTTGATTCCCAACTTGTAGGTGTGGACCAAGGAGGAGACAGATCAGTTGTTTGAATTGTGTGAAAGGTTTGATCTCCGTTTCACTCTCATTGCTGATCGCTTCCCATTATCCCGGACTCTTGAGGAATTGAAGGATCGTTACTATACTGGTTTGTTTTCACCCTTTTGCCCCTTCGTTTGTTAGTAAACACGAGGACTGAGAATTCTCTTTCTTTTGTTGTAGTGACTCGGGCCCTGCTGCGTGCTAGAGCTCAGTCTCCAGCAGATTTGGCAAACCATCCTCTGATGAAGGTCAGTCAGTTtccacttttatatatatatatcttctgaGCTATAAAATAGTTGTTGTTTTAGCAATCTTATCCTAGTTATGTTATCTGGAGAGAACATTATCTCTAAAAACCTGTTTTTCAATATATTTGCTGTAACAGGAGCCATATGATATGACACGCGATAGAGAGCGCAAACGTGCATTGTCAATGGTCCTGTCCCAGAGTAGACACCAGGAGAAGAAAGATGCTGAGgtttttctctttaattttttttgactaaacatgcatttagaaaatataagaatagTTCTCTGCTTTATCTTACCCTCTCTCGTAACTACAGATTCTTGCTGAGGCTAAAAGAATCACAGAGATGCGTTTGGCTGCACGTGTAAGTGCTGTCTTAAAATCAATATACTCACTCCTACTAACTAAATAACAGTAGAATTTTTTTGCTTACGGTGATTGAAGATGACCTTTTACCTTAGACGCATATTAGAACTCAATCCTCATCATCTTGTCTCTATAACGATTGGTCTTTCTGGTTGTCCAGCGTGCGGCAGGCCCTGATGTGTCTGGGAATGAGAATATCGGTCTTGATAAAGCTGATGGAGGTCCAGCGTCTCCATCTTCCAATTCTCAACTTCCTGCAACTGCCGTGGCTCCATCAACACTAACTATGGCAGATTATGCTTCTACCCTTGCTTCTCTACGCATGGTGATCGTCTCTCTCTTcatctctttcctttttttttttcatttgagtCTCCATTCATCTGATTTCTGACAAATTTCCAGCTTCATGTGTACTTGAGAACCTATGGACTTGAACAAATGGTCCAAGCTGCAAGCTCTGCTGTTGGTCTTCGAACGATCAAGCGCGTTGAGCAGACTCTGCAAGATCTCGGGGTTTGTTTTTGCTTTCCTGCTCTGTTTAACtctttctatttatttaaatatcatGCCCGTTGACTGAGCAATGAGACTTTAACTAATTGTACATTATAAAGGGCGCTCTCTCTCACTGAAGGTAGCTTCTGCATGTCTTCTACTACTAACTTATGGGTATTTTGGGTTTGGATAGAGGCTAGCTTCTTATGAGCTGCTTCTTTTGAGATTATGCAAAATGGATTTTTGAGAATATAGAGTTTCTGTTTTACAGGTTAATTTAAAGCCAAAGGTTCCTACAAAAACGGTATGTGATGAGCATCTTGAATTACGGAAAGAAATTCTAACACTACTGAATCTTCAGAAGCAGGTAATCTATATAGAGTTCACAAATATACAGCCCACTTCTTTTTCTaacttgtttccttttattGTCACGTAATTTCAGCTACAGTATAAAGAATCAGAAGGCTCATCACAGCGTGAAGGGTCATATGCCGCAATGCCAGATACTCCAAAGGTCAGCATCATAACTTGAACGCCAATTATTACTGAAGTTTCATCTTCTTGCGGATATATATCTCTGATCGTTTTGTATTTGATCAGGATCGTGTTTTCGCATCTGAGCCATTCAGTTTTGGAGGTATATTTCCTTATCTTCTTTGTTTCAGAATTGTATTTACTACTTAACCATCTCTAACTTGCAATTTGTGTGTCTGCGTTTAGGAATTTCAGCTGAAAAACCAATCAAGAAGGAACCGAAGCGCAAGGTAATGCAGATGAGAGTCTggtctttcttttcatattgatttctcagcatatatatataacactaagATCTCAGTAACAATATGTTTTGTGAATCGTACAGGGTCCTGGAAGGCAGGCAGACACTCCTTCACCAGCTCATAAGCGGCCTAGAAAATTGAAAGCTTCTGATCTCTAAAAATGTTCTCACTACTGATTCACTATTTCATTTGCATGTTTCGCCGGTGACGCTGCACTATTTTTAATTGTCCCAAGAATAAATTTGTCACTTGTGATTCCAAGTTTTATCAAGTGTAGACCAGTCTAAAACACAAGAACCTACAGTCATCATGTCCAAAACACGAGTTTAAGGGATTAGTAAATTTAAACCAATGCAACTGTATTATTAAATCtgtgcaaattttttttttcttaaaacaactTTGATTAAATTAGTTTTGGAAAATGTCAAAAAGCTTGTCACAAACGTCAAATGATTATATGctttattaatcaataaaaaaaatatgttcatgGACGTAATTTCAATTAATGTAAAATAGtagttttgtgttaaaaaaagaagtaaaatagAAGTTTAAGATTTATGGAAATTTTAACTATTGGCGAACTACAAGTCTACACCCTAGCTATACAAGACAAgaattaattaatgaaatatatttgGGTGGATCAATCAATtttcttgtttcatttttttctttctattcttctttatcattttttctgtaacaaactcatttattattattgtataaactACAAACTACAAACTACAAACTAACAACCATTTCTCAGGTCCTCAACTTATATTCTTTCTCTCTGGTCATTTCTAAGAGATTCATAcacaaagatatatatattaaaacaaagcTTCAAGCCGGTGAAAAATAATCCGACATGATCTAAAGATCTTC is from Brassica napus cultivar Da-Ae chromosome A4, Da-Ae, whole genome shotgun sequence and encodes:
- the LOC106392334 gene encoding SWR1-complex protein 4 isoform X3 gives rise to the protein MGGTDAKDILGLPKTPLSLSHEKKARPQKESHRKPDGISREVYALTGGVAPLMPSIDVTHLKRPPPPDEKVAWQWLPIKSSARKDDLQLYHWVISSLPRAQSPADLANHPLMKEPYDMTRDRERKRALSMVLSQSRHQEKKDAEILAEAKRITEMRLAARRAAGPDVSGNENIGLDKADGGPASPSSNSQLPATAVAPSTLTMADYASTLASLRMLHVYLRTYGLEQMVQAASSAVGLRTIKRVEQTLQDLGVNLKPKVPTKTVCDEHLELRKEILTLLNLQKQLQYKESEGSSQREGSYAAMPDTPKDRVFASEPFSFGGISAEKPIKKEPKRKGPGRQADTPSPAHKRPRKLKASDL
- the LOC106392334 gene encoding SWR1-complex protein 4 isoform X2 is translated as MGGTDAKDILGLPKTPLSLSHEKKARPQKESHRKPDGISREVYALTGGVAPLMPSIDVTHLKRPPPPDEKVAWQWLPIKSSARKDDLQLYHWVRVVNGVPPTADYSFAKYNKSVDISKYTDDDYENHLTDPVWTKEETDQLFELCERFDLRFTLIADRFPLSRTLEELKDRYYTVTRALLRARAQSPADLANHPLMKEPYDMTRDRERKRALSMVLSQSRHQEKKDAEILAEAKRITEMRLAARRAAGPDVSGNENIGLDKADGGPASPSSNSQLPATAVAPSTLTMADYASTLASLRMLHVYLRTYGLEQMVQAASSAVGLRTIKRVEQTLQDLGVNLKPKVPTKTVCDEHLELRKEILTLLNLQKQLQYKESEGSSQREGSYAAMPDTPKDRVFASEPFSFGGISAEKPIKKEPKRKGPGRQADTPSPAHKRPRKLKASDL
- the LOC106392334 gene encoding SWR1-complex protein 4 isoform X1, whose product is MGGTDAKDILGLPKTPLSLSHEKKARPQKESHRKPDGISREVYALTGGVAPLMPSIDVTHLKRPPPPDEKVAWQWLPIKSSARKDDLQLYHWVISSLPICCESLSISFFLMPFLLSSQVRVVNGVPPTADYSFAKYNKSVDISKYTDDDYENHLTDPVWTKEETDQLFELCERFDLRFTLIADRFPLSRTLEELKDRYYTVTRALLRARAQSPADLANHPLMKEPYDMTRDRERKRALSMVLSQSRHQEKKDAEILAEAKRITEMRLAARRAAGPDVSGNENIGLDKADGGPASPSSNSQLPATAVAPSTLTMADYASTLASLRMLHVYLRTYGLEQMVQAASSAVGLRTIKRVEQTLQDLGVNLKPKVPTKTVCDEHLELRKEILTLLNLQKQLQYKESEGSSQREGSYAAMPDTPKDRVFASEPFSFGGISAEKPIKKEPKRKGPGRQADTPSPAHKRPRKLKASDL